GAGGCCAAGGCCAACCGTTTTTTTCGTCGGGTGCATCCCACTCAGCGGCCGGCGCTGCCTCGACCGACGCTTCGACCGGACTTGCATCCTCAGCGGCAGCGTGTATCGGCTCGTCCGAGACGCTTCATTTGATGTCAAATGGAAGTACAAAGATGGGCACAGGGTAGTGCGAGCGAGCCTTCAGTTTGCGCATCCTGCGAGAAGGGAGCGCTCTTGTGTGCTTGGCATATGTCGACCTCCATCACGGACCGTGCTCAGTCTTTTGCCAAAACTTGGAACAGAGGTTTTGTACGGCGCGCCGCTGTGCAATGAAGAGGATAACTAAAGTGTTGCACATTCCCGGGACGATTCATGTAATCCAGGTCTTAAATGCCAGGTGTGTCAAAACGACGGTTTGGTGACACACCACCTGTCGGAAACGCCAATTGTCCAGAGCATTCTCCTCTGTAAAAAACGTGTGCGTGCGGCGGTCCACCGTCGCGCTTTACGAGACATCAATCTTTGAAGAGGTAAGGAAATGGCAACGGGTACCGTGAAGTGGTTTAACGACGCAAAGGGTTTTGGCTTCATCACGCCCGATGACGGTGGCGAAGACCTGTTTGCTCATTTTTCTGAGGTGAAGGCGGAGGGCTTCAAGTCTCTCAAAGACGGGCAAAAGGTGAGCTTCGAAGTCAAGCAAGGTCCGAAGGGCAAGCAGGCTGCAAACATACAGCCAATCTGACACCTCGCCGCACTCGCTGTCGCGTGAAGACTGGTCCGCCGAGGTGGACCAGTCCTTTTCAACTACGCGCCGTGACACAGTCTCGAACGTGTGCCGGGTAACTTACGTGCGTGGACAACATGACGTGCGCTGGACTGAACGACCAGCGCACACGAGCGTTGGGCTTGTCCGGTTGCGGACATAGCGTAGTGTGACCAGGCGGCTAAGCTGGCTGCGCCGTGCGACGACGTCGGGTCAACGTTTCCTTCAAATTATTGCTTCGTCGCCTTCGACGCTTTCTCGACTGCCTGGTCGGCCGTTTCGGCCATCTCCGACGCGGCCTTCGTTGCGGCGTCCAGGTTAGTTTGCGCGACTTCGACTGCCTGCCTCGTCGCCTTTTGCACGCTTTCCTGAGTGGCGTTGGCCAGCGTGATAGCCTGTTTCAGAAATTCGATTGCGGCTTCCGAGCCGACCGGGGCGTTTTGCGCGAGATTCTCGGCGAAGGATTGAACCTGGCGGCTGACCTCCTGATACCGGGCATTGACGACCTCTGCCAGCTGCGCTTGCGTAGTCGACGCAATCTCGGCAACCTGACGTTCGTACGTCAGGACCCTCTCCGCCGAGGGCAGCGCCAGCGGGTCTCGCAGACCGGTAACTTCCTGGCTGTCCTTTTTCGCCATCCCGTCTTGCACACGTTGATACCAATCGGTAAACGCCGTCTTCGCCGTCTCCAGATTCAATCTGACGAGCTTTTCCTCGCCCTCCAGCACTCTGCCGGCCAGGCCAAAGAAGAAGTCAAGATTAGCTTGCTGGGCCGCAGCGGCCTGTGCGTGAAAATCAGCCATGTTCGCCTCCTCAAGATGTATGCCCAACGCCCAGCATGTTCGGCAACGGTGACCAATTGATGAAGCGGCTCGTTTGGAAGCGCATGTCGACGTACCACTGGCTCGTCCTCCGTGCTGGACAGAGCGATGGTCCTCTCCGCGCGTCGGCAGATGAAGGAACTGCAAAAGACAAGGATTCCATTACAGGACGGTAGCGGTCGCGATACCAATTGAATCGGCCTATCTGGGGCACACTTGAAGAAGCTTTTTTCTCCGGCCACTCGCCGGATGCGTCTGCGTCCGTTGTGGCGATGGCGCTTTCTAGCGACGACCGTCATCGCGAGGCGTGACGGGGTCGGAGCCGCACGTCCCTTCTTCCAGGACCCGGTTTGCTCAGGCGTCTATTGACGTCCCCATCCGGTTTGCCAGTGTCCACGATGCGCCCAGTCTGTTGATACCCCAAGCGAACGCGTCGCATTCACAACAACGGCGGGACGCCCGTCCTCTAGCTCGTGGAGCGGGGAATTGACGCATTTGCGCAAATTGAAGGCGGCCGGCGGTGTTCAAGTCGTGCATTCGTTACGACGTCAATCAACTGGTCGCTAGTTTGAGGCTGTATGCCGCGTCATGACAGATTCTTGACCGAGGTCGTTGCTGGTCATGCCGCGATATGCATTTCGCCTGTAACGACGCGTGGTGAATGATTTTACGATTTGGTCTTCAACGTTGCTGTATCGTTGAACGTTGAGTACAGCTTTCATGGCTTGGAAGACCTTTTCAGGGTATGCGTATGACCGAACCGCGCACAGGCCCCCTACGCGGCCTCGCTGACTACCTCCGGCTTGAACGCACGCGCTTGACTGAGCGGTGGATGAACGCCGTCTTGGGCGATGCAGACCTTGTTGAAGCCGACAAGCTGACATACGAGCAGCTTGCCGACCATCTCCCTGACATCCTCGACAGTTTATGCGCAGCGCTCGAAGTTCAGGACCTTGAGAAATTCGAGCCCGCCATTGAACACGACGCAAGAATGCATGGCTTGGTGCGCTGGTATCAAGGGTATCGAGTCGACGAGCTTGTTCGCGAACTCGACCTTTTCCAGCAGGCCCTGGACGACGCACTGGAAGCTTTCGCAGACGTCGACACCAGCTTCACGCGACATCATGAGAAGCGTGCGCGTCGCATCATTGCTGAAGGATTAAGTTTTGTCGGCGTGAGGTCAGTTCGGGAAGTAGTGCGCGAGCGGGACCGAAAAATAGACGACTACACCGGCAGGCTTGAGCGTGCTAACCATGAATTGGCTCTGAAGCAGCGACTGCTTGGCGACCTGCATGAGTCACGGATGCAGATTACCCGTAGCGTTGTGCATGACCTCAGAAACTTCCTGAACGCATTCAATGTTGCCCTGCAGCTGATTGCTCGCGCACCATCGAAGACAGACTCCGCACTGTCGCTCGCGAATCGTCAGGTGACAGACATGAAGCAACTGGTTGACCATATGGTGGAATACTCGGTCTTTCTGGCCGACGATGCTCCGATATTGATGGAAGAGTTCGGCCTGCGAGAGTTTTTCGATGAACTGGTAATGGCTTCCCGCCCCGCCATCGAAGCAAAAGGATTAAGCCTCCGCACGGAGTTCGACCCGACCTTGACTTCAGCCACGTCGAATCGCCTGAAGGTCAAACAGGTCGCGCTCAACCTTCTGTCCAATGCGACCAAGTACACCTTGGCCGGTGAAATCTTGCTGGGGATGTCGAAGGAAGGTGAGCATCATTGGTGTATCACCGTCGCCGACACGGGCATCGGCATTGCGCCGGCGGATGCAGGTCGGGTATTTAACGAGTTCGAACGTGCGGCGGGCGATGACATTCCGGGTACAGGTCTAGGCTTGGCAATCGTCAAGGAGCTTACGCGTGTTCTGGAGGCGCACATCGACTTCGAATCGCAAGAAGGTCGCGGCACCTCATTCAGGATTCGCTTCCCAATCGCGCTCAAGCCCGTAGTCTGACCGGGGCATAGGCTCACGTTTGGCACGTTGCGTCGCGACGACCGTCGAAAATGCGGACCCCAGCCGATAGTGCCGCCCGCAGATTGACAGTTTCACGCTGCATCTGATGAGCGCGTGCGGAGCCGCGATTGCGTACTACGTGCTATGCGAGGAAGAGGTCAAGC
This region of Paraburkholderia terrae genomic DNA includes:
- a CDS encoding cold-shock protein; this translates as MATGTVKWFNDAKGFGFITPDDGGEDLFAHFSEVKAEGFKSLKDGQKVSFEVKQGPKGKQAANIQPI
- the phaP gene encoding TIGR01841 family phasin (Members of this family are phasins (small proteins associated with inclusions such as PHA granules). Note that several different families of phasins have been named PhaP despite very little sequence similarity to each other.), whose translation is MADFHAQAAAAQQANLDFFFGLAGRVLEGEEKLVRLNLETAKTAFTDWYQRVQDGMAKKDSQEVTGLRDPLALPSAERVLTYERQVAEIASTTQAQLAEVVNARYQEVSRQVQSFAENLAQNAPVGSEAAIEFLKQAITLANATQESVQKATRQAVEVAQTNLDAATKAASEMAETADQAVEKASKATKQ
- a CDS encoding sensor histidine kinase, which translates into the protein MTEPRTGPLRGLADYLRLERTRLTERWMNAVLGDADLVEADKLTYEQLADHLPDILDSLCAALEVQDLEKFEPAIEHDARMHGLVRWYQGYRVDELVRELDLFQQALDDALEAFADVDTSFTRHHEKRARRIIAEGLSFVGVRSVREVVRERDRKIDDYTGRLERANHELALKQRLLGDLHESRMQITRSVVHDLRNFLNAFNVALQLIARAPSKTDSALSLANRQVTDMKQLVDHMVEYSVFLADDAPILMEEFGLREFFDELVMASRPAIEAKGLSLRTEFDPTLTSATSNRLKVKQVALNLLSNATKYTLAGEILLGMSKEGEHHWCITVADTGIGIAPADAGRVFNEFERAAGDDIPGTGLGLAIVKELTRVLEAHIDFESQEGRGTSFRIRFPIALKPVV